From the genome of Saccopteryx bilineata isolate mSacBil1 chromosome 6, mSacBil1_pri_phased_curated, whole genome shotgun sequence, one region includes:
- the TDRD15 gene encoding LOW QUALITY PROTEIN: tudor domain-containing protein 15 (The sequence of the model RefSeq protein was modified relative to this genomic sequence to represent the inferred CDS: inserted 6 bases in 5 codons; deleted 1 base in 1 codon; substituted 3 bases at 3 genomic stop codons): MDSTSLLQTFIDTDLTISHIEFCPKNILVKFQGKSNIEYEFDYHILQREIQHVPKVKSNVEIDEFCLVEDRVSGEWQRGRVLEKKNELYTVLLIDHGEELRLGSMQVASAYDKLFELPPRIKFGIFANILPFGEKWSPKALNYFKSLVGLQVKGCIQDILPLQMILLEVPKIISQVLELKLGRLIDGDSFHLIVEMLEEFSQQMPDLSQHKILELSLSSNDTLLHIQHVLDNLLPSLSIGSMESVKVSSALSPSKFYCQLIKWIPELEDLTVCMNLHYDISQESSPTCDNFGLLCVARRRNGKWHRGILQQLLPNNQVKIWFMDYGSSEAIPSNHVKKLKQSFLSVPLFAFPCSLTHLHSPDLDAKKFQLSIFKQALLGQTVYAYIDQLNKDENLYYVTLQTQESTINPKHLLKTAGTQVFCPMSDLKISNILRETSEVNRFAVESFIGNTEQLIDSLNKKDTLKVRFPIKTVEMEIEDAYIAFVAYILNPSNFWVRTNKHQSEFQDIMKSINKFYDLCENDELILRNPEPGLFCCARYSKDRHFYRAVITEINGYKINVYFLDYGNTDSIPFSDVKTLLPELCELPALAMYCSLAHIFPVEDIWVKAANDYFKKIVLNKPILLQVIAKKDEKYTVNIESIETSETMDAVSLMVQAGYAEYWEVEPNSLSQYSMLKSKNKVNLKKIFSAISERPKCKKYNSNKLKKSNLSLLKSSAINFSNFKNHFTLLMCPESPWPYKEHIFQPGRVLKLKCSYWYGPGDFSCQLQCKLEDLKLLMEQIQNYYSIHSDPYEIGQIACIANYSKDKKWYRAAILTQVSNKEVDVVFVDYGYHERVLIKDLCAINPHFLFLEGQAFRCRLNHLVEPIGCKLLSWTREACRDLGDFISSSKGLLTCVIYALVLIRPNSLCHLVDLQTPLTSAKXFLITRGSAQYSALPKPRPSSDSPYSYYYSSFNIKIGSEEEIYISHIYSPKKFYCQFSRNNKDLVMIETKITEVNNLKNCPNYSSKKRLCICQYVEDGLFYRALAIPKSDSLSDFLVYFVDYGNKQLVEGSMLRAISDQFPELLFTPMQAVKCFLSDLRDVDIPAEINSWFEDNFLGKPLRAVIWSRESDGQLGIELYNGYQYINQKIKMLLHAYGKKXCDPEHCVEKGHKINESKRLAVSLKDKLENRHHDMRNKTSLVTYSESKIRQFVNSRNISARLLRPSVCYKIEPVSKNKIKKFLNEGLKNKAVKIAAGSTHTLDESDVGKKSVRIALQPFSRELHQAASQNXDGLTRPQIKDLPQPKIYLNAKMKGYVSKISNPASFHIHLAENENVIVRLADALDESRAKIVSERTSVNPAVGDVVVAEYPTDNAIYRAAIQKILPGNVSEVEFIDYGNTAVVNLSKMYELAREFVTIPQLGLHSFLSGVKWNEPSDIXDSNTVDYFASRVSNKTVSCEFLKKHEQKWEVNIICDEQCVINELLKWTACSTQQSTVLQMPRVVSQKVRPGDDSEVKKGISSEYEGTLILQPSYQQLVNMPFEQLELKPGXLEKAEILHVSKSGAFYVKFKNKNXLSDLTVLITKEVKKPFSSMENIEKGLECLVKSXNTLKWYRSKVERKGADEKVLVLDGDCSRYETTPFCNIRVLSNEIRDIPRQAVPCKWIWFESLKNMSFETLVPLFAHLEINILFLKYLYSAWEVEILVDGMSLLEYLNLKAVHVEENKLRSSEIIFIVASKTPVSSCTRSFTWARLPNGRRYAGIATAVSDPSDFCIQLEDFFDTMKSVFMLLSDLPENLQTVSQEHIISGSSCLFKYELEDQWNRVEISEVSDQSVLIVLIDYGFSIYIPYSDIKNLKVIPEELLNLPRLSYPCVLYDILPAKGKHWNEEATSCFLDFLSKPGLVFQFREYSFEIKLNVDVIYEXNNLADILVASGLAIYSDDSDHLDVVASPGSTKIQYKSQRKPVFSLLDRNCYKRKNVNCTCTEKQELKKQKTIKKKVVCRKVLRKSQKHNPQNTVAFDKCATASFWELPNDLKKNVCIKNVFKKLPVEEIQEKNTVDLTIAVKSLHVNENISEHLKDQCTPDKEDQRVSDKDCVRHRVKSGLCGMVRPRYTTLPVFWTQWLSSGATFEEFPNFSE; this comes from the exons atGGATTCTACATCTCTATTACAAACATTTATAGATACGGATCTGACAATATCACATATAGAATTTTGTCCCAAGAACATTCTGGTGAAGTTTCAAGGCAAAAGCAATATTGAATATGAGTTTGACTACCACATATTGCAGAGGGAAATACAGCATGTTCCAAAAGTGAAAAGTAATGTTGAGATTGATGAATTTTGTTTGGTAGAAGACAGAGTATCTGGAGAATGGCAGAGGGGCAgagttttggaaaagaaaaatgaactctaTACGGTGCTCCTCATAGATCATGGAGAAGAATTAAGACTTGGTAGTATGCAGGTTGCTTCAGCCTATGACAAGTTATTTGAACTACCACCACGGATAAAATTTGGTATTTTTGCAAATATACTACCATTTGGAGAAAAATGGTCTCCCAAGGCTTTGAATTACTTTAAGTCATTAGTAGGACTACAAGTGAAAGGTTGTATACAGGATATTTTGCCTCTTCAAATGATTCTTCTTGAAGTGCCAAAAATTATATCCCAGGTTCTTGAATTAAAATTGGGAAGACTTATTGATGGCGACTCATTTCATCTTATCGTGGAAATGTTAGAAGAATTCTCACAACAAATGCCTGATTTATCACAACATAAGATACTTGAATTATCATTAAGTAGTAATGATACTTTACTTCATATCCAACATGTTTTGGATAATTTGCTGCCATCTTTGTCAATAGGTAGCATGGAAAGTGTAAAGGTATCATCTGCACTGAGCCCAAGTAAATTTTATTGTCAATTAATTAAATGGATTCCAGAGTTAGAAGACTTGACAGTGTGCATGAATTTGCATTATGATATCAGTCAAGAAAGCAGTCCTACGTGTGATAATTTTGGACTACTGTGTGTTGccagaaggagaaatggaaaGTGGCATAGAGGCATTCTTCAGCAGCTCTTGCCCAACAATCAAGTGAAAATTTGGTTTATGGATTATGGCAGTAGTGAGGCTATACCCTCAAACCATGTAAAAAAACTTAAACAGAGTTTTCTTTCAGTACCATTATTTGCATTTCCATGTTCTCTGACACACTTACACAGTCCAGATCTAGATGCAAAGAAATTTCAACTCAGTATATTTAAACAAGCCTTGTTAGGACAGACAGTATATGCATACATCGATCAGCTCAATAAGGATGAGAATTTGTATTATGTGACATTACAAACTCAAGAGTCTACAATTAATCCTAAGCATCTGCTGAAGACTGCAGGCACACAAGTATTTTGTCCAATgtctgatttaaaaatatctaatataTTGAGAGAGACTAGTGAGGTAAACAGATTTGCAGTTGAGAGTTTTATTGGAAATACTGAACAGCTGATAGACTCTTTAAATAAGAAAGATACTTTGAAAGTACGCTTTCCTATTAAAACTGTAGAAATGGAGATAGAAGATGCCTACATAGCTTTTGTAGCATATATATTAAACCCATCAAATTTCTGGGTACGCACCAATAAACATCAGAGTGAATTTCAagatataatgaaaagtataaacaaaTTTTATGACTTGTGTGAAAATGATGAACTGATTCTAAGAAATCCAGAACCTGGATTATTTTGTTGTGCGAGATATAGCAAGGACAGACACTTTTACAGAGCTGTCATTACTGAAATTAATGGTTATAAGATTAATGTTTACTTCTTGGATTATGGAAATACTGATTCCATACCATTTTCTGATGTAAAAACTTTGCTTCCAGAGTTGTGTGAATTGCCTGCCTTAGCCATGTACTGTTCACTTGCACATATATTTCCTGTTGAAGACATATGGGTGAAGGCtgcaaatgattattttaaaaaaattgtcttaaacaaaccaattttgctccaagttatagcaaaaaaagatgaaaagtacACTGTAAATATTGAGAGTATTGAAACCTCAGAAACGATGGATGCTGTCTCTCTGATGGTGCAAGCTGGATATGCAGAATATTGGGAAGTGGAACCAAACTCTTTAAGTCAATATTCAATGTTAAAGTCTAAAAACAAAGTCAATCTTAAGAAGATCTTCTCTGCCATTTCtgaaagacctaaatgtaaaaagtataattcaaataagcttaaaaaaagtaatttgtcTTTGTTAAAGTCCTCAGCTATTaatttctcaaattttaaaaatcattttacctTGTTAATGTGTCCTGAGTCACCATGGCCCtataaagaacatatatttcAACCAGGAAGAGTCCTTAAACTTAAGTGTTCTTACTGGTATGGCCCAGGTGACTTTTCATGCCAACTCCAATGTAAGTTAGAAGACTTAAAATTACTGATGGAACAAATTCAGAATTATTATAGCATTCATTCTGATCCTTATGAGATTGGGCAGATTGCTTGTATTGCTAACTATTCCAAAGATAAGAAGTGGTATAGAGCTGCTATTTTGACTCAAGTATCAAATAAAGAAGTTGATGTTGTATTTGTTGATTATGGTTACCATGAAAGAGTTTTAATTAAAGATCTTTGTGCAATTaatccacattttctttttctagaaggCCAAGCCTTCAGATGTAGACTTAACCATTTAGTTGAACCCATTGGTTGTAAATTATTAAGTTGGACAAGAGAAGCATGTAGAGACTTAggagattttatttcttcatctaaaGGGCTACTGACTTGTGTCATCTATGCATTAGTTCTTATACGTCCAAATAGTTTATGTCATTTAGTGGATTTACAAACTCCACTTACTAGtgcaaaataatttcttattactCGTGGCTCTGCACAGTATAGTGCATTACCAAAGCCAAGGCCATCTTCAGATAGTCCTTACAGTTACTATTATTCCtcctttaatataaaaattggaagtgaggaagaaatatatatatctcatatatatagTCCCAAAAAGTTTTATTGTCAATTTAGTAGAAATAACAAAGACCTAGTGATGATAGAAACAAAAATTACAGAGGTTAATAACCTCAAAAATTGTCCAAATTATTCTAGCAAAAAGAGATTGTGCATATGCCAATATGTAGAGGATGGTCTCTTTTACAGAGCTTTAGCAATACCAAAGTCAGATTCATTATCTGACTTCTTGGTTTATTTTGTGGACTATGGAAATAAGCAATTAGTAGAAGGAAGTATGTTGAGGGCTATTTCAGATCAGTTTCCAGAGTTGCTTTTTACACCTATGCAAGCTGTTAAGTGCTTTTTGTCAGATCTTAGAGATGTAGATATTCCAGCAGAAATCAATAGCTGGTTTGAAGATAATTTCTTGGGAAAACCGTTAAGGGCTGTAATATGGTCCCGGGAGTCAGATGGCCAGCTTGGTATAGAATTGTATAATGGGTATCaatatataaatcagaaaattaaGATGTTGCTTCAtgcttatggaaaaa attgtgaccCAGAGCACTGTGTGGAAAAGGGTCATAAAATAAATGAGAGTAAAAGACTTGCTGTTTCTTTGAAAGACAAATTGGAAAACCGTCACCATGATATGAGAAATAAAACTAGTCTAGTAACATACTCTGAAAGCAAAATACGTCAATTTGTGAATTCCAGAAATATATCTGCCAGGCTTTTGAGACCATCAGTTTGTTATAAAATTGAACCtgtgtcaaaaaacaaaataaagaagttttTGAATGAGGGACTTAAGAACAAAGCTGTAAAAATTGCCGCTGGATCTACACATACCCTTGATGAAAGTGATGTGGGCAAGAAATCAGTAAGGATTGCATTGCAGCCTTTTAGCAGAGAATTACATCAAGCAGCCTCACAAA CCGATGGTCTTACAAGACCACAGATCAAAGACCTTCCTCAACCCAAAATTTACTTGAATGCCAAAATGAAAGGATACGTTTCTAAAATAAGTAATCCAGCGAGTTTCCATATTCATCTTGCCGAGAATGAAAATGTAATTGTCAGACTTGCAGATGCTCTAGATGAAAGCAGAGCcaagatagtgagcgagagaacATCAGTGAACCCTGCAGTGGGAGATGTAGTAGTTGCAGAGTACCCTACTGACAATGCCATTTACAGAGCAGCTATTCAGAAAATTCTGCCGGGAAATGTTTCTGAAGTGGAATTTATTGACTACGGTAACACTGCGGTAGTAAACTTATCTAAAATGTATGAACTCGCGAGAGAATTCGTAACTATTCCTCAGCTAGGACTCCATTCTTTTCTTAGTGGAGTCAAGTGGAATGAGCCTAGTGATATATGAGACAGCAACACTGTAGATTATTTTGCTTCAAGAGTAAGCAACAAAACAGTGTCTTGTGAATTTTTGAAAAAGCATGAGCAGAAATGGGAAGTAAATATAATCTGTGATGAACAATGTGTCATTAATGAGCTACTGAAATGGACAGCTTGTTCAACACAACAGAGTACTGTACTGCAGATGCCTCGGGTGGTTTCTCAGAAGGTGAGGCCTGGTGATGATAGTGAGGTAAAGAAAGGAATCTCGAGTGAATATGAAGGTACTCTGATCCTTCAGCCATCCTACCAACAGCTGGTTAATATGCCTTTTGAGCAGTTAGAGTTAAAACCTGGATAACTTGAAAAAGCTGAAATACTTCATGTTTCAAAAAGTGGGGCATTTTAtgtgaaattcaaaaataaaaa gttatcagATTTAACAGTATTAATTACCAAAGAGGTGAAAAAACCTTTTTCATCAatggaaaatattgaaaaaggCTTAGAATGTTTGGTGAAAT AAAACACTCTGAAGTGGTATCGATCAAAAGTAGAAAGGAAGGGTGCCGATGAGAAAGTGCTTGTTTTGGATGGAGATTGCAGTAGGTATGAAACAACACCTTTCTGTAATATCAGGGTGCTTAGTAATGAAATTAGAGATATTCCAAGACAAGCTGTGCCTTGTAAATGGATTTGGTTTGAAAGTCTTAAGAACATGTCATTTGAGACCCTTGTTCCTTTATTTGCTCATTTggaaataaacattcttttcctgAAATATTTATACTCTGCCTGGGAAGTAGAGATTTTGGTAGATGGCATGTCACTTTTGGAATATTTAAACTTAAAGGCAGTTCATGTTGAAGAAAACAAACTGAGATcttcagaaattattttcattgtgGCATCTAAGACTCCTGTGTCATCATGTACAAGATCATTTACTTGGGCACGACTCCCAAATGGTAGGCGATATGCTGGTATTGCCACTGCTGTTTCTGACCCATCAGACTTCTGCATTCAGTTAGAAGATTTCTTTGACACAATGAAATCTGTCTTTATGTTGCTTTCTGATCTCCCAGAAAACTTACAAACAGTATCTCAAGAACACATTATTTCTGGTTCTAGCTGTTTGTTCAAATATGAATTGgaagatcaatggaatagagtAGAAATTTCTGAAGTCTCTGATCAGTCTGTACTTATTGTGTTGATTGATTATGGATTTTCCATTTACATACCTTATTCAGatataaaaaatcttaaagttaTTCCTGAGGAACTTCTGAATTTGCCAAGGCTAAGTTATCCTTGTGTCTTATATGATATCTTACCTGCTAAAGGGAAACATTGGAATGAAGAAGCCACAAGTTGTTTTCTAGATTTCCTAAGTAAACCAGGCTTAGTTTTTCAGTTTAGGGAATATAGTTTTGAAATAAAACTGAACGTAGATGTCATTTATG AAAACAATCTGGCAGATATCTTAGTCGCATCTGGTCTTGCAATATATTCTGATGATTCAGATCATCTTGATGTAGTTGCCAGTCCTGGATCTACTAAAATCCAATATAAATCACAGAGGAAGCCTGTTTTCTCATTGCTAGATCGCAACtgttacaagaga aaaaatgtaaattgtacATGCACTGAGAAACAGGaattaaaaaagcagaaaactataaagaaGAAAGTTGTCTGCCGAAAAGTTTTAAGGAAAAGCCA AAAACATAATCCCCAAAATACCGTTGCATTTGATAAGTGTGCAACAGCTTCATTTTGGGAACTACCTAACGATTTGAAGAAAAACGTTTGCATTAAAAATGTGTTCAAAAAGCTACCAGTTGAAGAAATACAGGAAAAGAACACAGTGGACTTGACAATAGCAGTAAAATCCCTGCATGTTAATGAGAACATCTCAGAACACTTAAAAG ACCAATGTACCCCAGACAAAGAGGACCAGCGCGTGTCTGACAAAGACTGCGTTCGGCACAGAGTAAAATCCGGACTCTGTGGCATGGTCAGGCCCCGTTACACGACTCTCCCTGTATTCTGGACTCAATGGCTCAGCTCAGGTGCAACTTTTGAAGAGTTCCCTAATTTTTCAGAATGA